In one window of Candidatus Sulfotelmatobacter sp. DNA:
- a CDS encoding glycosyltransferase family 2 protein, with protein MRVAALIPAYQAAAHLGGVLLRLQELREPPEILVVDDGSRDATAEVARQRGARVLSFAGNRGKGAALQAGFDALREFDAVVTLDADGQHPPERFPAFVSAALDGADLVLGARERTPDMPGSRRFANAFSSGWATALAGQRISDSQCGYRLYRREVIERTPRGAGRYEFETAIAIRAARLGFKVAEVEIPTVYGEAESHIHTFRDVPRIVGVLLSLTLEGRPGPKPPGAST; from the coding sequence ATGCGGGTGGCCGCGCTGATCCCCGCCTATCAGGCCGCCGCGCACCTGGGCGGCGTCCTGCTGCGGCTCCAGGAGCTGCGCGAGCCACCCGAGATCCTGGTGGTGGACGACGGTTCGCGCGACGCGACCGCCGAGGTGGCGAGACAGCGCGGCGCGCGCGTGCTCTCGTTCGCCGGGAACCGAGGCAAGGGCGCGGCACTGCAGGCGGGATTCGACGCGCTGCGCGAATTCGATGCGGTGGTGACGCTGGACGCCGACGGCCAGCATCCGCCCGAGCGCTTTCCAGCCTTCGTTTCGGCCGCCCTCGACGGTGCCGATCTGGTGCTCGGTGCGCGCGAGCGCACGCCCGACATGCCCGGCAGCCGCCGATTCGCCAACGCCTTCTCGTCCGGATGGGCCACGGCGCTCGCCGGTCAGAGGATTTCGGACAGCCAGTGCGGCTACCGGCTCTATCGCCGCGAAGTGATCGAGCGTACGCCGCGCGGCGCCGGGCGCTATGAATTCGAGACCGCCATCGCCATCCGGGCGGCACGGCTCGGCTTCAAGGTCGCCGAGGTCGAGATTCCCACCGTTTACGGCGAAGCCGAAAGTCATATCCACACGTTCCGCGACGTGCCGCGGATCGTCGGCGTGCTCCTGAGCCTCACCCTCGAGGGGCGGCCGGGCCCGAAGCCTCCAGGTGCCTCGACATGA
- a CDS encoding protein-L-isoaspartate(D-aspartate) O-methyltransferase, with the protein MTPRAEAEGNGADVYATARRRMVEEQLEARGIRDPRVLEAMGSVPRHRFVDGAFLSRAYGDHALPTAEGQTISQPWIVARMLELARLEPQQRVLEIGTGSGYQTALLAQLVERVFTVERVASLLRAAQSRLDALGIRNVAYRHGDGSMGWQEFSPYARVLVTAAAPRVPDALRAQVEEGGLVVIPVGGPRVQHLEVWQRLSGDRWSHQRHGECRFVPLLGRDAWQEEP; encoded by the coding sequence GTGACGCCGCGCGCGGAAGCCGAGGGCAACGGCGCCGACGTCTACGCGACCGCCCGCCGGCGCATGGTGGAGGAGCAGCTCGAAGCGCGCGGTATTCGCGATCCGCGCGTGCTGGAAGCGATGGGCTCGGTGCCGCGACACCGGTTCGTCGACGGCGCCTTTCTCTCTCGCGCCTACGGCGATCACGCCCTTCCCACCGCCGAGGGCCAGACCATTTCGCAGCCCTGGATCGTGGCGCGCATGCTCGAACTCGCGCGGCTCGAGCCGCAGCAACGCGTGCTCGAGATCGGCACCGGCAGCGGTTATCAGACCGCGCTGCTCGCGCAGCTGGTCGAGCGCGTGTTCACCGTCGAGCGGGTGGCATCTCTGCTGCGCGCGGCACAGTCGAGGCTCGACGCACTCGGTATCCGCAACGTCGCGTATCGTCACGGCGACGGCAGCATGGGGTGGCAGGAGTTTTCACCCTATGCTAGGGTGCTCGTCACCGCGGCTGCGCCACGAGTTCCCGACGCGCTTCGCGCGCAAGTCGAGGAAGGTGGGTTGGTCGTCATTCCGGTCGGCGGTCCCCGCGTGCAGCACCTCGAAGTGTGGCAGCGGTTGTCCGGCGACCGCTGGTCGCATCAGCGTCACGGTGAGTGCCGGTTCGTGCCCCTGCTCGGGAGAGATGCCTGGCAGGAAGAACCGTGA
- the miaA gene encoding tRNA (adenosine(37)-N6)-dimethylallyltransferase MiaA, with protein sequence MNADTILALVGATATGKTEVGELLAEALGAEIVCADSRQMFRELDVGTGKPSKTERAARPHHLFDAWSIGDSVSAGEYARRAAAVIRQIRSRSRPPLLVGGAGLYLRALRHGLSQEPALDPEERARLRADLAAQPVEALHARLASQDPERAGRLRRRDRQRITRALEVVELSGRPLGWWHARPPQPPLVGEWRVVELCTPPAELARRIERRTSWMFANGLLDEARAVREAGLEAELRRLRAVGYDEALELLEGRLSREQAEALTALRTRQLAKRQRTWFRHQFASERLETEGKNPDSLARDALARYEGGGSRSG encoded by the coding sequence ATGAACGCTGACACGATTCTCGCGCTGGTCGGCGCGACGGCGACGGGGAAGACCGAGGTCGGCGAGCTTCTGGCCGAGGCCCTGGGCGCCGAGATCGTGTGCGCCGACTCGCGCCAGATGTTCCGCGAGCTGGACGTCGGCACCGGCAAGCCCTCGAAGACGGAGCGCGCGGCGCGACCGCATCATCTGTTCGACGCCTGGTCGATCGGTGATTCGGTGAGCGCGGGGGAATACGCGCGTCGCGCCGCCGCGGTCATTCGGCAGATTCGCTCGCGATCCCGGCCGCCCCTGCTGGTGGGTGGCGCCGGGCTCTACCTCCGCGCCCTGCGTCACGGCCTGTCGCAGGAGCCCGCGCTCGACCCCGAAGAGCGGGCCCGGCTGCGCGCCGACCTCGCCGCACAACCGGTCGAGGCGCTGCACGCGCGACTCGCGAGCCAGGATCCGGAGCGGGCGGGGCGACTTCGCCGTCGAGATCGACAGCGCATCACTCGGGCGCTGGAGGTGGTCGAGCTGTCGGGCCGACCGCTGGGCTGGTGGCACGCGCGCCCGCCGCAGCCGCCGCTGGTGGGGGAGTGGCGCGTGGTCGAGCTGTGCACGCCGCCCGCCGAGCTGGCGCGCCGGATCGAGCGGCGCACGAGCTGGATGTTCGCGAACGGTCTGCTGGACGAGGCGCGCGCCGTGCGCGAGGCGGGCCTGGAGGCCGAGCTCCGGCGGCTGCGCGCGGTCGGCTACGACGAGGCGCTGGAGCTGCTCGAAGGGCGCCTCAGCCGCGAGCAAGCCGAGGCGCTCACCGCACTTCGCACCCGGCAGCTCGCCAAGCGCCAGCGCACCTGGTTCCGCCATCAATTCGCTTCCGAGCGGCTCGAGACCGAGGGGAAGAATCCGGATTCGCTGGCACGGGACGCGCTGGCTCGCTACGAGGGCGGCGGGTCGCGGTCCGGTTGA
- a CDS encoding NAD(P)H-dependent glycerol-3-phosphate dehydrogenase: MSRVCVLGAGSWGTTLAIHLARRGHSIVLWGNEVDELARMARDRENRKFLPGILLPDGIKVQPELEVALEGAELTLFVVPSQAMREVASRVAPIDRNSLWVSAAKGLEQRTLLRMTQVLGEARPEPEPVVLTGPSHAEEVSREIPTSVVAAARDEARAQVVQQAFSSATFRVYTNDDVVGCEVGAALKNVIAIAAGVCDGVGFGDNTKGALLTRGLAEIARLGVAMGGRRDTFFGLTGMGDLVATAMSRHSRNRAVGERLGRGERLEQVLGSMWMVAEGVHTARAARDLGRKHGIEMPIAEQVCALLFEGRSPRDALTALMTRDLKRES, encoded by the coding sequence GTGAGCCGGGTGTGCGTACTGGGCGCGGGCTCGTGGGGAACCACGCTCGCGATTCACCTCGCGCGGCGCGGCCACTCGATCGTCCTGTGGGGCAACGAGGTCGACGAACTGGCCCGCATGGCCCGCGACCGCGAGAACCGGAAGTTTTTGCCTGGCATTCTTCTGCCCGATGGCATTAAGGTTCAGCCGGAACTTGAAGTGGCGCTCGAGGGCGCCGAGTTGACGCTATTCGTGGTGCCGTCGCAGGCGATGCGCGAGGTCGCTTCCCGGGTGGCGCCGATCGACCGGAACAGCCTGTGGGTGAGCGCCGCCAAGGGACTGGAACAGCGGACGCTGCTGCGCATGACCCAGGTGTTGGGGGAGGCGCGGCCGGAGCCCGAGCCGGTGGTGCTGACCGGACCGAGTCATGCGGAGGAGGTGAGTCGCGAGATCCCAACCAGCGTGGTGGCCGCCGCACGCGACGAGGCGCGCGCACAGGTCGTCCAGCAGGCGTTCTCGAGCGCTACCTTCCGCGTCTACACCAATGACGACGTGGTGGGATGCGAGGTGGGCGCGGCGCTCAAGAACGTGATCGCGATCGCCGCGGGAGTCTGCGATGGCGTGGGCTTCGGCGACAACACCAAGGGCGCCCTTCTCACGCGCGGACTGGCCGAGATCGCGCGACTCGGCGTCGCGATGGGCGGCCGGCGGGACACCTTTTTCGGGCTGACCGGCATGGGCGATCTGGTGGCGACGGCGATGAGCCGGCACAGCCGCAATCGGGCGGTCGGCGAGCGGCTGGGCAGGGGTGAGCGACTCGAGCAGGTGCTGGGCAGCATGTGGATGGTGGCGGAAGGGGTTCACACCGCGCGGGCGGCTCGGGATCTCGGCCGCAAGCACGGGATCGAAATGCCGATCGCCGAGCAGGTGTGCGCGCTGCTGTTCGAGGGCCGCTCGCCCAGGGACGCGCTGACCGCGCTCATGACTCGGGATCTGAAGCGGGAATCCTGA
- a CDS encoding MerR family transcriptional regulator, producing the protein MTQIRSDHEIESKLYRSISEVSEMLDVKPHVLRYWETQFSMLRPRKNRAGNRVYRPEDLKVLFRIRELLYARRFTIEGARKKLLEQRREDPAQVELSFSDAERRLILGEIKQDLQQLLSRLRERQQVSHS; encoded by the coding sequence GTGACACAGATTCGGTCGGATCACGAGATCGAGAGCAAGCTCTATCGCTCGATCAGCGAAGTGAGCGAGATGCTGGACGTGAAGCCTCATGTCCTGCGCTACTGGGAGACTCAGTTCAGCATGCTGCGCCCGCGAAAGAACCGCGCCGGCAATCGTGTCTACCGTCCCGAGGATCTCAAGGTGTTGTTCCGCATTCGCGAGCTGCTCTACGCGCGGCGCTTCACCATCGAGGGCGCGCGGAAGAAGCTGCTCGAGCAGCGGCGCGAGGATCCTGCCCAGGTCGAGCTGAGCTTCTCCGACGCCGAACGCCGTCTGATCCTGGGCGAAATCAAGCAGGATCTGCAGCAGCTGCTGTCGCGGCTACGAGAGCGGCAGCAGGTGTCGCACTCCTGA
- the der gene encoding ribosome biogenesis GTPase Der, translating to MPAPVVAIIGRPNVGKSTFFNRVLRERRAVVHDRPGITRDRNTARSDWNGRHFMLVDTGGFLPAAGAPGELQPGRDAAVRRQAEMAMDLAQVVLFLVDAKTGVTDLDAAIAQILRRRKNPSLLVVNKVDKPADPIVHEFHRLGLGEPFAISAENGTGIGDLLDQVVTRLPAEQAAEVEPRARVAIIGRPNVGKSSLVNALLGEERMLVEPQPGTTMDAVDSTWSTPVGDFVLVDTAGIRRQAHFGDQAEFFATVRALQSLERADLAVVVVDSTQGFQRQEARLAHQALEAGCSVLLIYNKWDLITDREAAWKRVMAERKERYPTLADLPAMPLSATTHLHLAKLSGVLQRRIEEHSRRIPTGKLNEWLEQVQRRRQAPATRSGKAPRIYYLTQTSTRPPEFTLFVNAPSRLSENYRRFLWLQFTDHFDFHGTPVKLRVRKSD from the coding sequence ATGCCGGCACCGGTCGTGGCCATCATCGGTCGTCCCAACGTGGGCAAGTCCACGTTCTTCAATCGCGTGCTGCGCGAGCGTCGGGCGGTGGTGCACGACCGTCCCGGCATCACCCGCGATCGCAACACCGCGCGCTCCGACTGGAACGGGCGCCACTTCATGCTGGTGGACACCGGGGGCTTCCTGCCGGCGGCCGGGGCTCCTGGCGAACTCCAGCCCGGGCGCGACGCCGCGGTTCGCCGTCAGGCCGAGATGGCCATGGACCTTGCCCAGGTGGTGCTGTTCCTCGTGGACGCGAAGACCGGCGTCACCGATCTCGATGCGGCGATCGCGCAGATTCTTAGGAGGCGGAAGAACCCGAGCCTGCTGGTGGTGAACAAGGTGGACAAACCCGCCGATCCGATCGTGCACGAATTCCACCGCCTCGGGCTCGGCGAGCCGTTCGCGATCTCGGCCGAGAACGGCACCGGGATCGGCGATCTCCTCGATCAAGTGGTGACGCGGCTCCCGGCCGAGCAGGCGGCGGAGGTCGAGCCGCGCGCGCGGGTCGCCATCATTGGAAGGCCGAACGTGGGGAAGTCCTCGCTGGTGAACGCGCTGCTCGGCGAGGAGCGCATGCTGGTCGAGCCGCAGCCCGGTACCACCATGGACGCGGTGGATTCGACCTGGAGCACGCCGGTCGGCGACTTCGTGCTGGTGGACACGGCCGGCATCCGCCGCCAGGCCCACTTCGGCGACCAGGCCGAGTTCTTCGCCACGGTGCGGGCGCTCCAATCGCTCGAGCGCGCCGATCTGGCGGTGGTGGTGGTGGATTCCACCCAGGGGTTCCAGCGGCAGGAGGCGCGGCTCGCGCACCAGGCACTCGAAGCGGGATGCTCGGTGCTGCTGATCTACAACAAATGGGACCTGATCACGGACCGTGAGGCGGCCTGGAAGCGGGTGATGGCGGAGCGGAAGGAACGCTATCCGACGCTCGCCGACCTGCCGGCCATGCCGCTCTCCGCGACCACCCATCTCCATCTCGCCAAGTTGAGCGGGGTGCTCCAGCGGCGGATCGAGGAACACTCGCGGCGGATTCCGACCGGAAAGCTGAACGAATGGCTGGAGCAGGTGCAGCGGCGAAGGCAGGCGCCCGCCACCCGCTCGGGCAAGGCGCCGCGCATCTACTACCTGACGCAGACCTCGACGCGACCGCCCGAATTCACGTTGTTCGTCAATGCGCCGAGCCGGCTTTCCGAGAACTACCGCCGGTTCCTGTGGCTGCAGTTCACCGATCATTTCGATTTCCACGGAACGCCGGTGAAGCTTCGCGTGCGGAAGAGCGACTAG
- the surE gene encoding 5'/3'-nucleotidase SurE — protein MIIVITNDDGVFAPALRALRTALAKLGRVITVAPDRDQSATSHSLTLHRPFRIHRHDVDTYSVDGTPTDCVVCAFYGLLEQTPDMVISGINHGPNMGEDVFYSGTVAAAIEGTLQGAPSIAASLVTRELTDFLEPADFVARLAGIVAERGLPRRRLLNVNIPHLPWDAIEGVRVTRLGSRVYRDTLIRKVDPRGRDYYWIGGEDPVWDPRPGTDFQAVHDGWVSVTPLRLDLTDEGALEDVRAWKLEK, from the coding sequence ATGATCATCGTCATCACCAACGACGACGGGGTGTTCGCTCCCGCGCTGCGCGCGCTGCGCACCGCGCTGGCGAAGCTCGGGCGGGTAATCACCGTGGCCCCCGACCGTGACCAGAGCGCGACCTCGCACTCGCTCACGCTTCACCGCCCGTTTCGCATTCACCGTCACGACGTCGATACCTACAGTGTGGATGGCACGCCCACCGATTGCGTGGTGTGCGCCTTCTACGGACTGCTGGAGCAGACACCCGACATGGTGATTTCGGGCATCAACCACGGTCCGAACATGGGAGAGGACGTGTTCTATTCGGGCACCGTGGCGGCCGCGATCGAAGGCACGCTGCAGGGGGCGCCGTCGATCGCGGCGTCGCTGGTGACCCGCGAGCTGACCGACTTCCTCGAGCCGGCCGACTTCGTGGCACGCCTGGCGGGTATCGTCGCCGAGCGTGGACTGCCGAGGCGGCGGCTCCTCAATGTCAACATCCCCCATCTGCCCTGGGACGCCATCGAGGGGGTCCGGGTGACGCGGCTCGGGAGCCGCGTCTACCGCGACACGCTCATCCGCAAGGTGGATCCACGCGGCCGCGATTACTACTGGATCGGCGGCGAGGATCCGGTCTGGGATCCACGCCCGGGCACGGATTTCCAGGCGGTGCACGACGGCTGGGTCTCGGTGACCCCGCTGCGTCTCGACCTGACCGACGAGGGCGCGCTCGAAGACGTGAGAGCGTGGAAGCTCGAGAAGTAG
- the plsY gene encoding glycerol-3-phosphate 1-O-acyltransferase PlsY yields MSTAMHAAAALLAAALGYFSGALPWGLWLGLWLRGVDVRSLGSGNLGATNVYRSLGPGIGVATLLLDVAKGALPVLLVPRVPFAGGTALGAAFPGGPTWCAIVTGLAAVAGHVWTCFAGFRGGKGVATTAGVLLALSPLAFAAFVVIFVLTVAVSHYISLGSIFGSVAFAVTLAIVAPGGVRSPLFLVGALIALLVIARHRENIQRLRRGEERRFSLRGGGAT; encoded by the coding sequence ATGAGCACCGCCATGCACGCCGCTGCCGCGCTTCTCGCCGCCGCGCTCGGGTACTTCTCGGGCGCGCTGCCCTGGGGGCTGTGGCTGGGGCTCTGGCTGCGGGGCGTGGATGTGCGCTCGCTCGGCTCCGGCAATCTCGGCGCCACCAACGTCTATCGCAGCCTCGGGCCCGGCATCGGCGTGGCGACGCTGCTGCTCGACGTGGCGAAGGGCGCGTTGCCGGTGCTGCTGGTGCCGCGTGTCCCGTTCGCCGGCGGAACGGCGCTCGGCGCGGCCTTTCCCGGCGGACCCACCTGGTGTGCGATCGTCACCGGGCTCGCCGCCGTCGCCGGACACGTGTGGACCTGCTTCGCCGGCTTTCGCGGCGGCAAGGGCGTGGCGACCACGGCCGGAGTGCTGCTGGCGCTGAGCCCGCTCGCGTTCGCGGCGTTTGTCGTGATCTTCGTTCTCACCGTGGCGGTGAGCCACTACATTTCGCTGGGTTCGATCTTCGGCTCGGTAGCCTTCGCCGTCACGCTCGCGATCGTGGCACCGGGCGGCGTGCGCAGCCCGTTGTTCTTGGTGGGAGCCCTGATCGCATTGCTGGTGATCGCGCGCCATCGCGAGAACATCCAGCGTTTGCGGCGCGGTGAAGAGCGCCGATTCAGTCTTCGCGGAGGAGGCGCGACGTGA